From the genome of Vigna angularis cultivar LongXiaoDou No.4 chromosome 11, ASM1680809v1, whole genome shotgun sequence, one region includes:
- the LOC108334131 gene encoding uncharacterized protein LOC108334131: MGSDDPDGNRLIKANFTADGATKLKESVMEKLKEFMGDYSDDTLVDYVIVLLRNGRRKEQARNDLNVFLGENSDSFVSWLWDHLDSHLDLYVQPEALLNEAPKKSIVSEVQAGGDDYQHLNSVSERGKSNKLSRSRHNKDWKGLMRGEAEPPPIRSSVVDNSYLEEKGPPEANYGQRSLSPMPPVQRKRGRADEQQRTKRESVSQVNIAAPRRLLQFAVRDAVATSRTANSGMLEPSLKRLRSVVSTSAGDSALVERPQRVQLASRVANPMATVIKAVAEAAEDVIKSKSSGSVFDRLGRGMDTSDDNRQLDSYQHQEQNHLLRSQGTDYNGQYAANTPMLGHETGYPSDSNSSDNEGFDDINTMGRRVSGASQISPSVGSRGNDSLMMQYSLAKTVDDSLHLKRKQEREQLDASPNTSHKIVNIFSVNVNTWKPPKRQELREVEELDGNKTFYNERGPRSSLRLVKEHANAQNVSNGNVNAALDAQKESSKAHLTASGSNAAGRPSEDVDSRTIFVSNVHFAATKDGLSRHFNRFGEVLKVIIVTDAATGQPKGSAYVEFMRKDAADNALSLDGTSFMSRILKVVKKSAAHHESAPAIAWPRIFRGSAFPSARFSRHPFPRGIPGAFRARPPIKLGARSLQWKRDAQGSDSSPSMNTGSVAAPAAAPATRGFTYVRTESKPESSFGTT; encoded by the exons ATGGGGAGCGACGATCCAGACGGTAATAGGCTGATCAAGGCGAATTTCACCGCCGACGGAGCGACCAAGCTGAAGGAGAGTGTGATGGAGAAACTCAAGGAATTCATGGGAGATTATTCCGATGACACTCTTGTG GattatgttattgttttattgaGGAATGGTAGGCGCAAAGAACAAGCTAGGAAtgatttaaatgtttttctGGGAGAGAACAGTGATTCATTTGTATCATG GCTCTGGGATCATCTGGATTCGCATTTAGATTTGTATGTACAACCTGAAGCATTGCTGAATGAAGCTCCTAAAAAAAGTATTGTATCAGAGGTTCAAGCTGGGGGCGATGATTATCAGCACTTAAATTCAGTGTCAGAAAGAGGAAAATCTAATAAGTTATCTAGAAGTCGCCATAACAAAGATTGGAAAGGATTGATGAGGGGAGAAGCTGAACCACCTCCTATTCGAAGCTCTGTGGTTGACAATTCTTATTTGGAGGAAAAAGGTCCACCTGAAGCCAATTATGGTCAAAGGTCTCTTTCTCCAATGCCTCCAGTTCAGAGGAAAAGGGGCCGTGCTGATGAACAACAGAGAACAAAG AGGGAATCTGTCTCACAAGTAAATATTGCTGCTCCACGAAGGCTGCTTCAATTTGCAGTGCGAGATGCTGTAGCTACTTCAAGGACAGCCAATTCAGGCATGTTGGAGCCTTCCTTAAAGCGTCTGCGATCTGTGGTTTCTACATCGGCAGGTGATTCAGCTTTGGTTGAACGTCCACAGAGGGTGCAGCTTGCTTCCAGGGTGGCAAATCCAATGGCTACAGTGATTAAGGCCGTGGCAGAAGCTGCAGAAGATGTGATAAAATCCAAGTCCTCTGGAAGTGTATTTGATAGACTCGGTCGTGGTATGGATACATCAGATGATAACAGACAACTAGATAGCTACCAACATCAGGAGCAAAATCATTTACTACGTTCTCAAGGAACTGACTACAATGGGCAGTATGCTGCAAATACACCTATGCTTGGACATGAAACTGGTTATCCTTCTGATTCAAATTCTTCAGATAATGAAGGGTTCGATGATATTAATACCATGGGTCGTAGAGTGTCTGGAGCTTCTCAGATCAGTCCCTCTGTTGGAAGCAGGGGCAATGATTCACTGATGATGCAGTATAGTTTAGCAAAAACAGTTGACGATAGTTTGCACCTAAAACGGAAACAAGAACGAGAGCAACTTGATGCTTCTCCCAACACATCTCATAAGATTGTGAACATATTTTCAGTTAATGTAAATACATGGAAGCCACCGAAACGTCAGGAACTGAGAGAGGTTGAAGAATTAGATGGTAACAAAACTTTTTACAATGAAAGAGGTCCCAGATCTAGTTTGCGGCTGGTGAAGGAACATGCCAATGCACAAAACGTCAGTAATGGGAAT GTAAACGCTGCTCTTGATGCTCAGAAAGAGTCTAGCAAGGCACACTTAACTGCTTCTG GTTCTAACGCTGCTGGTCGTCCTTCTGAAGATGTTGATTCCAGAACCATTTTTGTTAGTAAT GTTCATTTTGCTGCCACCAAAGATGGCCTGTCTCGTCATTTTAATAGATTTGGGGAGGTTTTGAAAGTGATTATAGTTACTGATGCAGCAACAGGACAGCCAAAAGG GTCAGCTTATGTTGAGTTCATGCGAAAAGACGCAGCAGATAATGCATTATCTCTGGATGGCACTTCTTTCATGTCACGAATTCTCAAG GTTGTTAAGAAAAGTGCTGCACATCACGAATCAGCTCCAGCTATTGCGTGGCCACGCATTTTTAGGGGTTCAGCGTTCCCTTCTGCTAGGTTTTCCAGACATCCCTTTCCAAGAGGTATTCCTGGTGCGTTTAGAGCTCGACCCCCAATTAAATTGGGTGCGAGGAGCTTGCAATGGAAGCGGGATGCCCAGGGATCTGACAGTAGTCCATCTATGAATACCGGCAGTGTAGCTGCTCCCGCAGCAGCCCCTGCTACACGTGGTTTCACCTATGTCAGAACAGAATCTAAGCCAGAAAGCAGCTTTGGTACGACATAG